From a single Lentisphaera profundi genomic region:
- a CDS encoding sulfatase-like hydrolase/transferase: MKFLFTVCCLISLSAFADDRPNIVLIMADDMGRETVGAHGALDYKTPVLDKMAGEGMKFNHCYSLPLCTPSRVKIMTGKYSFRNYEGFGGLPQGEKTFGHALQKAGYETCVVGKWQLGGKHEQILGFGWDEYCLCNGVTPKDPKAKPLRQGKERYWYNSKIIANGKYYETDEIYGPDMVNEYACDFIKRQKDKPFFLYYPMILPHSPWAPTPLSESGDKSGKKICEVRYFKDNIEYIDHLVGNVLKALEESGQRENTVVMFTGDNGTGYAAYCNDSSTETKRFYSVNGDKHEELIAEAGEKSPKLKNTKPGKGEYMEGPVTRTSYGDVPGRKDTMLRDGTGVPMIVDWPKYREQYNEQGHSWDDLIDFSDFFATITELADTKVAYPVDGISFAPRLRGEGKNDRQFVFCHYWDFGRRAEGARDSIHDQRWKIYNDGSFFDMKNDPDEKQALKVEDLNEQGIMARGRLMASYHELRAMTLPVAKVSDFKKPPVVKKKKKSNKKKQK; this comes from the coding sequence CGTTTTAATTATGGCCGATGATATGGGCCGTGAAACCGTAGGTGCTCATGGAGCATTAGATTACAAAACTCCAGTCCTCGATAAAATGGCGGGTGAAGGCATGAAGTTTAATCACTGTTACTCACTACCATTATGCACCCCCTCTCGTGTCAAGATTATGACGGGCAAGTATAGCTTCCGTAATTACGAAGGTTTTGGTGGCTTGCCACAAGGAGAAAAAACTTTTGGTCATGCGCTACAAAAGGCTGGTTATGAAACATGTGTTGTGGGTAAGTGGCAATTGGGTGGTAAGCATGAACAGATTTTGGGCTTTGGTTGGGATGAGTATTGCCTCTGCAATGGTGTGACGCCCAAAGACCCTAAGGCGAAACCCTTGCGCCAAGGGAAAGAACGTTATTGGTATAATTCAAAAATCATTGCTAATGGGAAGTACTATGAAACGGATGAAATATATGGTCCGGACATGGTAAATGAATATGCCTGTGACTTTATTAAACGTCAAAAAGATAAACCATTTTTTCTTTATTATCCGATGATTCTTCCACATTCTCCATGGGCACCAACGCCTTTAAGTGAAAGCGGAGATAAGAGCGGAAAAAAGATCTGCGAAGTTCGTTATTTTAAAGATAATATTGAATACATCGATCACTTAGTGGGCAATGTATTAAAGGCCTTGGAAGAAAGTGGGCAGCGAGAAAATACAGTGGTGATGTTTACCGGGGATAATGGTACGGGTTATGCAGCATACTGTAATGATTCTAGCACCGAAACCAAACGTTTTTATTCAGTGAACGGAGACAAGCACGAAGAGCTGATTGCTGAAGCAGGAGAAAAGAGCCCGAAGCTAAAAAACACCAAGCCAGGCAAAGGAGAATATATGGAAGGGCCCGTGACTCGTACGAGCTACGGTGATGTTCCTGGACGAAAAGACACAATGTTGCGTGATGGTACGGGAGTGCCGATGATTGTGGATTGGCCGAAGTATAGAGAGCAATATAATGAGCAGGGGCATAGCTGGGATGACTTGATAGATTTTTCAGATTTTTTTGCCACAATTACAGAATTGGCGGATACAAAAGTGGCTTATCCAGTGGATGGAATCTCCTTTGCACCACGTTTACGTGGCGAAGGCAAAAATGATCGTCAGTTTGTATTTTGTCACTACTGGGATTTTGGACGTAGAGCCGAAGGCGCAAGAGATTCTATCCATGATCAACGTTGGAAAATCTATAATGATGGTAGCTTCTTTGATATGAAAAATGATCCCGATGAAAAACAGGCACTCAAAGTTGAAGACTTGAATGAGCAAGGAATTATGGCTCGTGGTCGCTTGATGGCAAGTTATCATGAGCTGAGAGCCATGACTTTGCCAGTGGCTAAAGTCTCTGATTTCAAAAAGCCGCCAGTAGTGAAAAAGAAGAAAAAATCGAATAAGAAAAAGCAAAAATGA
- a CDS encoding sulfatase has translation MKKLFYLLIFTGAYLLSGASKPNIILILADDMGSGDVGYHGAEDAQTPAIDAIAKAGVWFRQGYAAASVCGPSRAGILTGRYQQLFGVVMNGDADKGIPLGQKNLAELLKPAGYKTAAFGKWHLGSKKGQFPNDRGFDFFYGFHFGAHDYYRADKKLNKKKKGYAPIYLNKKVVNYREGDYLTEKITENALTFIEQNKSEPFFMYVAYNSVHSPWQVPDSYLKRIPDSVPEYRRLFLAMVLAMDDGIGEIEAKLKDLGIADNTIIVFTTDNGSPKIGNKKANSGQFCMSKTNNFRGYKGDTYEGGIRVPMAIKWPKVLRASQQYDHPVIAHDLAPTFLSAAGIEYSDEQFTGVNLLPYISGEKKEIPHEQLFWHRHPGLEDFALRQGDWKLTWNDQEGTSKEFIKRAELKLFNLEQDPYEKNDLAKAMPEKVQALKKTYDQWHQTHLK, from the coding sequence ATGAAAAAACTCTTTTATCTACTGATTTTCACTGGCGCGTATTTATTGTCAGGGGCTTCAAAGCCAAATATCATCTTGATTTTAGCAGATGATATGGGTTCGGGCGATGTTGGTTATCATGGTGCAGAAGATGCACAGACGCCTGCCATTGATGCGATAGCAAAAGCGGGAGTTTGGTTTCGTCAGGGCTATGCAGCCGCCTCAGTTTGTGGCCCCTCGCGAGCCGGAATTTTGACTGGACGTTATCAGCAATTATTCGGTGTTGTGATGAATGGTGATGCAGATAAGGGAATTCCCTTGGGACAGAAGAATCTGGCTGAACTGCTTAAGCCTGCGGGTTACAAAACTGCAGCGTTTGGTAAGTGGCATTTGGGGAGTAAGAAAGGGCAGTTCCCCAATGATCGTGGTTTTGATTTTTTCTATGGTTTTCATTTTGGTGCTCATGATTACTACCGGGCAGACAAGAAACTCAACAAGAAGAAAAAGGGCTATGCTCCCATTTATTTAAATAAAAAGGTGGTGAATTATCGTGAGGGCGATTACCTCACTGAGAAAATCACCGAGAATGCTTTGACGTTTATAGAGCAGAATAAATCGGAGCCCTTTTTTATGTATGTGGCTTACAATTCAGTTCACTCGCCTTGGCAGGTGCCTGATTCATATTTGAAACGAATTCCTGATTCGGTACCTGAGTATCGACGTTTATTTTTAGCAATGGTCTTAGCAATGGATGATGGCATAGGTGAAATTGAAGCTAAGCTAAAAGATTTAGGCATTGCAGATAATACGATTATTGTATTTACGACTGATAATGGCAGTCCTAAGATTGGTAATAAAAAAGCCAATTCGGGCCAGTTTTGCATGTCAAAAACCAATAATTTTCGTGGCTATAAAGGCGATACTTATGAAGGTGGAATACGAGTGCCGATGGCAATTAAATGGCCAAAAGTTTTACGAGCTTCACAACAATATGATCACCCAGTCATAGCTCATGACTTGGCACCGACTTTCTTGTCGGCAGCAGGTATTGAGTATTCCGATGAACAATTTACAGGAGTTAATTTACTGCCTTATATAAGTGGTGAGAAAAAGGAAATTCCCCACGAGCAGTTATTTTGGCATCGTCATCCTGGTTTAGAAGATTTTGCCCTGCGCCAAGGTGATTGGAAATTAACGTGGAATGATCAAGAGGGGACAAGTAAAGAGTTTATAAAAAGAGCTGAGCTCAAACTTTTTAATCTTGAGCAAGATCCCTATGAAAAAAATGACTTGGCTAAAGCGATGCCCGAAAAAGTTCAAGCATTGAAAAAGACTTATGACCAATGGCATCAAACCCATTTGAAATAG